The window GGCCGTGCCGCCGAACTGCTCGACGTGCTGAAGGCACAGGGCCGGCTGACCGGCGGACGGGTCGTCGAGAGCCCGGCCGAGCGGCGCTCGCTGTGGCGGGTCCGGGAGGACGGGGCGGGGCTGGCCGCCCGGCTGGTGGACGGCGGGGAGTCCTGGCCCGGCTGGGAGGACGCGGCCGTCGCCCCCGAGAACCTCGCCGCCTATCTGCGCGACTTCCGCGAGCTGCTGGCCGCGCACGCGCTGACCGGTGTGCTGTACGGGCACTTCGGCGCGGGCTGCGTCCACGTGCGGATCGACTTCGACCAGGCCACGGACACCGGCCGGGCCGTCATGCGGCGGTTCCTCTCCGAGGCGGCCACGCTCGTCGTCTCGCACGGCGGCACCCTCTCGGGCGAGCACGGCGACGGCCGGGCCCGCAGCGAACTGCTGGAGGTCATGTACAGCCACCGCATGATCAGCGCCTTCGCCGCCTTCAAGCGGATCTTCGACCCGGACGGACTGCTCAACCCCGGGGTCATCGTCGAGCCGGCACCCCTGGACGCCGACCTCGCCCTGCGTGAACTCCCGCTCGTGGACACGTCGTTCACCTTCCCGCACGACACCGACGGTTTCACGGGCGCGGTGCGCCGCTGTGTCGGCATCGGCCGCTGCCGCAGCGACTCCGGCGGCGTGATGTGCCCGAGCTACCGGGCCACGGGGGAGGAGAACGACTCCACCCGCGGCCGGGCCCGCATGCTCCAGGAGATGGTGCGCGGCGAGGCCGTCCAGGACGGCTGGCGCTCGACCGAGGTCAAGGACGCCCTCGATCTGTGCCTGTCCTGCAAGGCCTGCTCCAGCGACTGCCCGGTGGGCGTCGACATGGCGACGTACAAGGCGGAGTTCCTGCACCAGCACTACAAGGGCCGCTTGAGGCCCCGCTCCCACTACTCGCTCGGCTGGCTGCCCAGGACCTCCGCACTCGCCGGATACGCGGCCCGACCGGTCAACGCCCTGCTGCGCGGACCGCTCGGCAGGCTCCTCGCCCGCCTCGGCGGCGTGACCACCGAGCGCAGGATCCCCGCCTTCGCCTCCCGGCGCGCCCTGCGGAAGACCCTGCGCGCGGCGAAGACCCTGAGCGCGGCTCCGGGGCCGGCGAAGGCCCTGCTCTTCGTCGACAGCTTCACCCGGGCCTTCCGCCCTCAGGTCGCGGGGGCGGCGAGCCGGGTCCTCGCCGAAGCCGGTGTTCCCTGCACCCCGCGCGAGGGCCTGTGCTGCGGACTGACCTGGGTCAGCACCGGCCAGCTGTCCGTGGCCCGCAGGATCATGGCCCGTACGGTCGCCGCCCTCGACGACGGCGACGACCGGCCGATCATCGTGGCCGAGCCGAGCTGCGCCGCAGCCCTCAAACGCGACGTGCCCGAACTGCTCGGCACCGAGGCCGCACAGCGCGTCGCGGACCGCGTCCACACCTTCACCGGGGCCCTCACCGACCTCGCCGACCAGGGCTGGACCCCGCCACCGCTGCCGCAGGACGTCGTCCTGCAGACCCACTGTCACGAGTACGCCACCTTCAAGGGCCGCCGCCCCGCCGACCTGCTGCGCCGCCTCGGCGTCGGTACGGTGGACGAGGCCGAGGGCTGCTGCGGACTCGCCGGGAACTTCGGTTTCGAGGCGGAGCACTACGACACCTCGATGGCCGTCGCGGACCTGGCTCTCACACCGCGCCTCGACGCCCTCGACGGACGACCCGTCGTCGCCGACGGCTTCAGCTGTGCCACCCAGATCGACCACCTCGCCGGTGACCGGGGCATCCGCGCCCTGCACCTCGCGGAGCTCCTCGACCCCTGCGCCGACCGACCAGGAGAGACATCATGACCGAGGTACTGAACCAGCTGTTCATCGGCGGTGCCTGGGTGGACGCCGCGGACGGCGCCACCATGCCCGTCGACGATCCCGCCACCGGCGAGATCCTCAGCCAGGTCGCCGACGCCGGTGCCAAGGACGCCAGGCTCGCGGAGGAGGCGGCCGTCCAGGCCCAGGCCGAGTGGGCCCGTACGGCACCCCGGGCGCGCAGCGAGATCCTGCGCCGCGCGCACGAGATCATCCTCGAACGCACCGACGAACTCGCCCGCCTCATGACCTCCGAGATGGGCAAGCCGCTCGCCGAGGCCAGGGGAGAGGTGGCGTACGCCGCCGAGTTCTTCCGCTGGTTCTCCGAGGAGGCCGTGCGGATCGACGGGGGGTGCGGCACGCTGCCCGACGGCCGCAACCGCATGTTCCTCTCCCGCCGCCCGGTGGGCCCCTGTCTGTTGATCACGCCGTGGAACTTCCCGCTGGCCATGGGCACCCGCAAGATCGGCCCGGCGATCGCAGCGGGCTGCACGATGATCCTCAAGCCGGCCCCGCAGACCCCGCTGTCCAGCCTCGCCCTGGCCGGGATCCTGAAGGAGGCCGGGCTGCCCGACGGCGTGCTGAACGTCGTCACCACCTCCCGCGCCGGAGAGGTCTGCGAACCCCTGCTGCGCGGCGGCCGGATCCGCAAGCTGTCCTTCACCGGCTCCACGGCCGTCGGCCGGCTGCTGCTCGCGCAGTGCGCCGACGCCGTCGTACGGACGTCGATGGAGCTGGGCGGCAACGCGCCGTTCATCGTCTTCGACGACGCCGACCTGGACGTGGCCGTGGACGGCGCGATGGTCGCCAAGATGCGCAACATGGGCGAGGCCTGCACCGCCGCGAACCGTTTCTTCGTCCACCGGTCGGTCGCCGAGGAGTTCGGACGGCGGCTCGCCGAGCGGATGGGCGCGCTCGAGGTCGGCCCCGGTACCCGGGACGGTGTGGACGTCGGCCCGCTGATCGACATCGTCGGGCGCGCCAAGGTCGAGGAGCTGGTCGCCGACGCGGTGGAGCGCGGCGCCGAGGTGCTGGTCGGCGGCCAGACGCCAGAAGGGCCCGGCTGTTTCTACCCGCCGACCGTGCTCGCGGAGGTCTCCCCCGAGAGCCGCCTCATGGACACGGAGATCTTCGGCCCGGTCGCCGCGATCCTCACCTTCGACGACGAGGACGAGGTCCTGCGCCGGGCCAACGACACGCCCTGGGGTCTCGTCGGCTACGTCTTCACCGAGGGGCTCGACCGCGGCCTGCGCGTCAGCGAGGGCCTGGAGGTGGGCATGGTGGGCCTGAACACCGGCCTGGTCTCCAATCCGGCCGCGCCCTTCGGCGGGGTCAAGCAGTCCGGGCTCGGCCGTGAGGGCGGCCGGGTCGGGATCGACGAGTTCCTGGAGTACCAGTACATCGCGGTGCCCGTCCGATGACAGCCGCATCCTCCGACACGTCCGGGCGCGCGAGCGCCTGACCCCGTGACATGCCACGCCCCCTGGTGCCGGTCGTCACCAGGGGGCCCGTCACGCGTGCCGGTCCGTCACGCGCCCAGGCGGCGGTCGGTGATCTCCTTCGCCGTGTCGGCGACCAGACGGCCCCACTCGGGCAGCCGCGCCTCGTCGTAGCGCGAGTCGGGCAGCGAGACGGCCACGGAGGCGAGCGGTGTGCCGTCCTCGTCGAGGACGGGCGCGGCGATCGCGCAGACGTCCGGGCGGTACTGGTTGCGGTTGAGCGCGTAGCCGTCGGTGCGCACCCGCTTCAGCTCGGCGCGCAGCTCGCCCGGATCGACGAGTGTGGCGTCGCTGTAGCTCTCCAGCCCGCGCTCCACCAGCTCCTCGACGTCGGCGGACGGCAGATGGGCCAGGACCGTGCGTCCCGTCGCGGTGGCGTGCAGCGGCGAGGTGTCGCCGATCGCGTGGAACGTGCGCACCGCGTGGTGGCAGTCCACCCGGTCCACGACGACCATGCACTGCAGCGCGTCCGGCACCGACAGGTGGATCGTCTCGTTCAGCGCGTCCCGCAGCCGGATCATGGGCTCCCGCGCGGCCGCGAACAGACTCGATCCCTGAAGCGCCGCCGGCCGTACGGCGAGCACGCGCGCGCCGATCTCCCAGCGCGTGGTGTCCTTGCGGTTCGCCCGCAGCCACCCGGCCTCGTTCAGAGTGACCAGCGTGCGCTGCACGGTCGACTTGGGCAGCCCGAACAGCTTGGTCAGTTCCCCCACCGTGACCGGCTGGTGCTGCGCGACCGCTTCCAGGATCCGCAACGACCTGGTCACGCTCTTCATTTCCATCTGATTTCCCCCGTTAACTCGCGGAATCCCTTGCGTACACCCCTTGACTCCCCTCCTCGCCACTGCCATTCTCGTGCCAGATTCTAGCACACCGTTCCACAATGTGGCACAGCAGGCTGACGAAGAGAACAGCCTGAGCCCCCTCCCCCCGGACAGTGCGAGCCATGGCCCTCGGCCCATCGCCTACGCCGTCCCTTCCGGAATTCCAGAGTCCGCATACCGGGCGTACAGCATCCGCGCTCCGGGAGACGAAAGGAACCCCCTCGTGTCTGCCAAGAAGCGCGTCGCCGTCGTCGGCGTCGGAACGATGGGCGCTCAGGCCGCCTGGCGCCTGGCCGCCCGCGGAGCCGAGGTCGTCGGCTACGACCGTTTCGCCCCGGGCCACGACCGCAGTGCCGCCGGCGGCGAGACCCGGATCTTCCGCAGCGCCCACTTCGAGGACTCCCGCTATGTGCCGCTGCTCCAGCACGCCGACACCCTGTGGGAGACGCTCCAGCGGGAGACCGGCCGCGAGCTGCGCCGGTTGACCGGATGCCTGCTGATGGGGCCCACCGCCCACCACCAGATGGCCACCGTCCTGCAGTCGATCGCCGAGCACGGCCTCGACCACGAGGTGCTCGACACCGAGGCGCTCGCCAAGCGTTTCCCGCAGTTCCGGATCGAGGACGGCGACGCCGCCGTGCTCGACCGGCGCGCGGGCTTCATCCGGCCCGAACTGACCATCCAGACCGCCGCCCGCCGCGCCGAGGAACTCGGCGCCCGCATCCACCGCTACACCACCGTCCGCGAGATCGTGCCCACCGGCAGCGGCGTGGAGATCCGCACCGACGCCGGGAGCGAGCGGTTCGACGCGGCCGTGGTCAGCCCCGGCCCGTGGGTGAACGACCTGCTGCCCGACCTGCCGTGGGAGGTGGACATCCGCCGCCTGCTCAGCGCCTGGTACGTGCCCACCAGCGACGCCTGGTTCGGCGAGGAGCGCCCGGCGTTCATCCGCACCGCCCCCACCCACTGCTACGGACTGCCCTCCCCGGACGGCGTCTCCGTGAAGCTCGGCCTGTCCCGCGCCCTGCACCGCCCCGCCGGCGACCCGAACCGCCTCGACCGCACGGTGGCGCCCGAAGAGCTGGAGATCTTCACGGAGCTGATGGGCCGCTACATGCCGGATCT of the Streptomyces koelreuteriae genome contains:
- the solA gene encoding N-methyl-L-tryptophan oxidase; translation: MSAKKRVAVVGVGTMGAQAAWRLAARGAEVVGYDRFAPGHDRSAAGGETRIFRSAHFEDSRYVPLLQHADTLWETLQRETGRELRRLTGCLLMGPTAHHQMATVLQSIAEHGLDHEVLDTEALAKRFPQFRIEDGDAAVLDRRAGFIRPELTIQTAARRAEELGARIHRYTTVREIVPTGSGVEIRTDAGSERFDAAVVSPGPWVNDLLPDLPWEVDIRRLLSAWYVPTSDAWFGEERPAFIRTAPTHCYGLPSPDGVSVKLGLSRALHRPAGDPNRLDRTVAPEELEIFTELMGRYMPDLNPDPVRLSVYMEGYTESSRPLVGPLPGTSDVVLLAGFSGHGFKLSPAFGDIAADLALDGTSAQPIDFLSTQDRAEA
- a CDS encoding NAD-dependent succinate-semialdehyde dehydrogenase; protein product: MTEVLNQLFIGGAWVDAADGATMPVDDPATGEILSQVADAGAKDARLAEEAAVQAQAEWARTAPRARSEILRRAHEIILERTDELARLMTSEMGKPLAEARGEVAYAAEFFRWFSEEAVRIDGGCGTLPDGRNRMFLSRRPVGPCLLITPWNFPLAMGTRKIGPAIAAGCTMILKPAPQTPLSSLALAGILKEAGLPDGVLNVVTTSRAGEVCEPLLRGGRIRKLSFTGSTAVGRLLLAQCADAVVRTSMELGGNAPFIVFDDADLDVAVDGAMVAKMRNMGEACTAANRFFVHRSVAEEFGRRLAERMGALEVGPGTRDGVDVGPLIDIVGRAKVEELVADAVERGAEVLVGGQTPEGPGCFYPPTVLAEVSPESRLMDTEIFGPVAAILTFDDEDEVLRRANDTPWGLVGYVFTEGLDRGLRVSEGLEVGMVGLNTGLVSNPAAPFGGVKQSGLGREGGRVGIDEFLEYQYIAVPVR
- a CDS encoding FAD-binding and (Fe-S)-binding domain-containing protein, giving the protein MTTATRDLAGLTARIAETAPGLRVETGPGATGPYAYDASNYRVLPWAVAFPRTADDVVAVLRACRETGVPVTARGGGTSMAGNAVGLGVVLDFSRYMNRILDIDPETRTARVEAGVVLDALRAATAPHGLDFGPDPSSHSRCTLGGMIGNDACGNRSVRDGRTSGHVEALEIVTADGVRAVADRTGLHPAEPRDAGVVARLESDLRKLIEDNLAPIRTELGRIPRQVSGYQLHRLLPENGFDMARALVGTEGTCAVVTAATVRLVATAQASALLTLGYDDVVDAAEDVPEILRFSPSAVEGMDEAIVATMRVRRGPDSVTGLPEGRAWLYVELEGEDQAAVDGRAAELLDVLKAQGRLTGGRVVESPAERRSLWRVREDGAGLAARLVDGGESWPGWEDAAVAPENLAAYLRDFRELLAAHALTGVLYGHFGAGCVHVRIDFDQATDTGRAVMRRFLSEAATLVVSHGGTLSGEHGDGRARSELLEVMYSHRMISAFAAFKRIFDPDGLLNPGVIVEPAPLDADLALRELPLVDTSFTFPHDTDGFTGAVRRCVGIGRCRSDSGGVMCPSYRATGEENDSTRGRARMLQEMVRGEAVQDGWRSTEVKDALDLCLSCKACSSDCPVGVDMATYKAEFLHQHYKGRLRPRSHYSLGWLPRTSALAGYAARPVNALLRGPLGRLLARLGGVTTERRIPAFASRRALRKTLRAAKTLSAAPGPAKALLFVDSFTRAFRPQVAGAASRVLAEAGVPCTPREGLCCGLTWVSTGQLSVARRIMARTVAALDDGDDRPIIVAEPSCAAALKRDVPELLGTEAAQRVADRVHTFTGALTDLADQGWTPPPLPQDVVLQTHCHEYATFKGRRPADLLRRLGVGTVDEAEGCCGLAGNFGFEAEHYDTSMAVADLALTPRLDALDGRPVVADGFSCATQIDHLAGDRGIRALHLAELLDPCADRPGETS
- a CDS encoding IclR family transcriptional regulator — its product is MKSVTRSLRILEAVAQHQPVTVGELTKLFGLPKSTVQRTLVTLNEAGWLRANRKDTTRWEIGARVLAVRPAALQGSSLFAAAREPMIRLRDALNETIHLSVPDALQCMVVVDRVDCHHAVRTFHAIGDTSPLHATATGRTVLAHLPSADVEELVERGLESYSDATLVDPGELRAELKRVRTDGYALNRNQYRPDVCAIAAPVLDEDGTPLASVAVSLPDSRYDEARLPEWGRLVADTAKEITDRRLGA